A single genomic interval of Mucilaginibacter robiniae harbors:
- a CDS encoding START-like domain-containing protein: MSEKKKFHLEYEIKSSPRILYGFLSEANGLTQWFADRVSVKDQVYTFVWDDEEQQAKLLSAKENKVVRFHWLDDDPQCYFEMEIMQDELTNDVALGVTDFATEDTIAERKLIWNNQIDYLISVLGA, translated from the coding sequence ATGTCAGAAAAGAAAAAATTCCACTTGGAATACGAAATCAAATCATCACCCCGCATTTTGTATGGTTTTTTAAGTGAAGCGAACGGGTTAACACAATGGTTTGCCGACCGGGTTAGCGTGAAAGATCAGGTTTATACCTTTGTTTGGGATGATGAGGAGCAACAAGCCAAGCTGCTGAGCGCCAAAGAAAACAAAGTGGTGCGCTTCCATTGGCTGGATGATGACCCGCAATGTTATTTCGAGATGGAAATTATGCAAGATGAACTCACCAATGATGTAGCTTTAGGCGTTACCGATTTTGCCACCGAAGATACCATTGCCGAGCGTAAACTCATCTGGAACAACCAAATTGATTACCTGATTAGCGTACTGGGGGCTTAA